From Strigops habroptila isolate Jane chromosome 1, bStrHab1.2.pri, whole genome shotgun sequence, a single genomic window includes:
- the LOC115610990 gene encoding uncharacterized protein LOC115610990 isoform X2 produces the protein MLTLPETFHAPHGSMMVPEQPFLGALYSPAEALDTSAFIGVDSTAEFLQDKAVPEEYWMGAQHDVKGPDASFFVEPPVPPTVTEAMNQNLPEGPVAVAPGFLPTAVTTSPGEAKATDGPKADAGCVPPSDVMSVSTEKAGSVLEGDTKPPQALDAGFAPTAEANPFQAMDVGFAPAPEVKPPNAVSASAPAADTSFAPADAMCHYTMDLEFAPAEDAGFAPAADVGSHHAMGLAFAPAADVESHHAMDMAFAPAADVESCHAMDMAFAPAADAESNHAVDLAFAPAADTKSHHAVDSEFAPGADAEFAPAAEVNHHHAMDSGFAPVAETKPFPAVDSGFGFAEAKSATAADTKISASEELMTSESSLKQDKSPFGKPPAEATANVEQELKAPEGRVDLLEQANVGKPPPATRKSIFWSRRTIFQTSSSSRSKRSC, from the exons ATGCTGACACTTCCAGAGACATTCCATG caCCACATGGATCTATGATGGTACCTGAACAACCTTTCCTGGGGGCCCTCTATTCGCCTGCAGAGGCTCTAGACACATCAGCCTTCATTGGCGTGGATTCAACAGCAGAATTTCTGCAAGACAAAGCAG TGCCTGAAGAATATTGGATGGGAGCTCAGCATGATGTGAAGGGACCAGATGCCTCTTTCTTTGTTGAGCCACCAG TGCCTCCCACCGTGACAGAAGCAATGAACCAGAATTTGCCAGAAGGCCCTGTAGCAGTGGCTCCTGGTTTCCTTCCTACTGCAGTTACAACATCCCCAGGAGAGGCCAAAGCTACTGATGGACCAAAAG cagacGCAGGGTGTGTTCCTCCCTCAGATGTCATGtctgtttccacagaaaagGCTGGGTCTGTTCTTGAGGGAGACACCAAGCCTCCTCAAGCTCTGGATGCTGGATTCGCACCCACAGCAGAAGCCAACCCTTTTCAGGCTATGGATGTTGGGTTTGCTCCTGCACCAGAAGTCAAGCCTCCTAATGCTGTCAGTGCATCCGCTCCAGCGGCAGACACCAGCTTCGCCCCAGCAGATGCTATGTGCCATTACACTATGGATTTGGAGTTTGCCCCAGCAGAAGATGCAGGGTTTGCCCCAGCAGCAGATGTGGGATCTCACCATGCTATGGGTTTGGCATTTGCCCCAGCAGCAGATGTGGAATCTCACCATGCTATGGATATGGCATTTGCCCCAGCAGCAGATGTGGAATCTTGCCATGCTATGGATATGGCATTTGCCCCGGCAGCAGATGCGGAATCTAACCATGCTGTGGATTTAGCATTTGCCCCAGCAGCAGATACTAAATCTCATCATGCTGTGGATTCTGAATTTGCCCCAGGAGCAGATGCAGAGTTTGCCCCTGCAGCAGAAGTCAACCATCATCATGCTATGGATTCTGGGTTTGCTCCTGTAGCAGAAACGAAGCCTTTTCCTGCCGTGGATTCTGGGTTTGGCTTTGCAGAAGCTAAGTCTGCCACTGCAGCTGACACCAAGATTTCTGCATCTGAAGAGCTGATGACTTCTGAGTCTTCTCTTAAGCAAGACAAGTCACCCTTCGGCAAGCCTCCTGCAG AAGCAACTGCAAATGTGGAACAAGAATTGAAAGCCCCAGAAGGCCGTGTTGACCTCTTAGAGCAAGCTAATGTCGGCAAACCTCCTCCAGCAACCAGGAAGAGCATCTTCTGGAGCAGACGAACCATCTTTCAGACCAGCAG ttccAGTAGAAGCAAAAGAAGCTGTTGA
- the LOC115610990 gene encoding uncharacterized protein LOC115610990 isoform X3, whose translation MSANLLQQPGRASSGADEPSFRPAVPVEAKEAVELENKDLLPEKSVTAVDVTVREKQKEEAEHNHVQHAESQQEKTLQEPTGLPTAQIRQANKSSERRFGRAKPAPVPITDVPEERLIGLPQQKSTDPKVDPCSVVELGCVAGTSPRTRVSHKKATEQPSSVLSEFVEGCRDLPRESWDLEGSLAIVKKKKKKPKQKRNQLPRTMEFWDENGTVSKGPRNSPFAVELQKPDVCPVMPAEARTEQSIASGNRASDMPKDAKKITGSHILDEQNAFLVPAPGQQAPKPSAALELVLDAKNREVMKTEEMRDDSLMLQSKGKRKEVPLEQLEKTKVGESVTAKGPTKPVERDFLIKMRSIGSQNVLV comes from the exons ATGTCGGCAAACCTCCTCCAGCAACCAGGAAGAGCATCTTCTGGAGCAGACGAACCATCTTTCAGACCAGCAG ttccAGTAGAAGCAAAAGAAGCTGTTGAACTAGAAAATAAAGACCTCCTTCCAGAAAAATCTGTTACTGCTGTGGATGTTACTGttagagagaaacaaaaggaggaGGCAGAACACAACCATGTCCAACATGCAGAATCTCAGcaagaaaaaaccctgcaggAGCCCACAG GTCTACCTACTGCACAAATAAGGCAAGCTAACAAATCGAGTGAACGCAGGTTTGGCAGAGCAAAACCTGCACCAGTGCCTATTACAGATGTACCAGAGGAACGTCTAATAGGTCTTCCACAACAGAAGAGCACTGACCCAAAAGTAGACCCTTGTTCCGTAGTGGAACTTGGATGTGTGGCTGGAACATCCCCTCGCACTAGGGTTTCACATAAAAAGGCAACTGAGCAGCCATCCAGTGTGCTCTCGGAGTTTGTGGAAGGCTGCAGAGATCTACCAAGGGAGAGCTGGGATTTGGAAGGCTCTCTGGCCATtgtgaagaagaagaaaaagaaaccaaaacaaaagagaaaccagCTGCCAAGAACAATGGAGTTCTGGGATGAAAATGGAACAGTCTCAAAAGGTCCTAGAAATTCTCCATTTGCTGTTGAATTGCAAAAGCCAGATGTCTGTCCTGTAATGCCTGCTGAAGCTCGCACAGAGCAGTCAATTGCCTCAGGAAACAGAGCTTCGGATATGCCAAAGGATGctaaaaaaataactggaagTCATATCCTGGATGAGCAAAATGCCTTTTTGGTGCCAGCACCAGGACAGCAGGCCCCAAAACCCAGTGCAGCGTTAGAATTGGTGTTGGATGCAAAAAATAGAGAGgtcatgaaaacagaagaaatgagagaTGACAGTTTGATGTTGCAGTctaaaggcaaaagaaaagaggttCCCTTGGAACAGCTAGAGAAGACTAAGGTGGGGGAATCTGTTACAGCAAAGGGGCCAACCAAGCCCGTGGAAAGAGATTTCTTGATAAAAATGAGGAGTATAGGGAGTCAAAATGTGCTGGTCTGA
- the LOC115610990 gene encoding translation initiation factor IF-2-like isoform X1, which produces MQKKTEANLQHPFLLEHKAGAEMFPAHDVEITNKSEAGSPPPCSSGGELPILEHPAVADHTVAAVTDRSKKRGHDGSSKKAKNASEQPVLLETKPNRSEVQPPMGSEVAYGMEAMDFVDENRNIKNFPIGPQMLWNNKGSDFESFAQTAGAAPDNAGSVSSGFPKQTDEGARSKGLPALEAIAEKSSKEPGPGAKEEIQTQKSCEQPINLGHKEPGKEVSKKDVETKEVGSQDGSEAGKSLSFNQSVKQDIKSKKDEVPLSPVAKVDDKERTTTDKQHSTDTTSSGLPQKVADSDSKPAPVSAKGTEKLEVTVSSRGKDLEPVVVPESRAEAAVSQVVAEASVESKAEEPKPDGGKKSEQSSLKYSSSLDSKATETEAAGLNLAAVQISKLSPEDNDKGHSQPAEEDAAQGGEAHLKDALELKSEVDKPQDTTKEKEGECEQKL; this is translated from the coding sequence atgcaaaaaaagacaGAGGCTAACCTTCAGCATCCATTCCTTCTGGAGCATAAAGCAGGTGCAGAGATGTTTCCTGCTCATGATGTGGAGATAACCAACAAATCTGAAGCAGGAAGTCCTCCTCCTTGCAGCAGTGGTGGGGAGCTGCCTATCCTAGAGCACCCAGCAGTGGCAGATCACACTGTGGCTGCAGTTACTGATAGATCTAAAAAGAGGGGTCATGATGGAAGTAGTAAAAAGGCTAAAAATgcctctgagcagcctgttcttCTAGAGACAAAACCCAATAGGAGTGAAGTACAGCCTCCCATGGGATCTGAGGTGGCATATGGAATGGAAGCCATGGATTTTGTagatgaaaatagaaatattaaaaacttcCCCATTGGCCCTCAAATGCTTTGGAATAATAAAGGAAGCGACTTTGAATCGTTTGCTCAGACTGCAGGGGCTGCCCCTGATAATGCTGGCAGTGTTTCTTCTGGCTTCCCAAAGCAGACTGATGAGGGTGCAAGAAGTAAGGGGCTTCCTGCTCTGGAAGCaatagcagagaaaagcagcaaagagccTGGACCTGGTGCTAAGGAGGAGATACAGACACAGAAATCTTGTGAGCAGCCGATCAATCTGGGACACAAAGAGCCTGGAAAAGAGGTTTCAAAGAAAGATGTTGAAACCAAAGAGGTTGGTTCCCAGGATGGCAGTGAGGCAGGTAAATCCCTTTCTTTCAATCAGTCAGTTAAACAGGACATTAAGTCAAAGAAGGACGAAGTTCCCCTTTCTCCTGTGGCAAAGGTGGATGATAAAGAAAGAACAACCACTGATAAACAGCACAGCACTGACACCACTTCCTCAGGCCTTCCTCAGAAGGTGGCAGATTCAGATAGTAAACCAGCTCCTGTAAGTGCCAAAGGGACAGAGAAACTAGAGGTAACTGTCTCTTCTAGAGGGAAGGATCTAGAACCTGTAGTGGTaccagagagcagagcagaagcagccGTGTCACAGGTTGTGGCAGAAGCATCGGTGGAGAGTAAAGCTGAAGAGCCTAAGCCGGATGGAGGCAAGAAGAGTGAGCAGAGCTCACTAAAGTACTCGAGCAGTTTGGACAGTAAAGCGACAGAAACAGAAGCTGCTGGTTTAAATCTGGCAGCTGTCCAAATAAGCAAACTAAGTCCTGAAGATAATGATAAAGGTCAttctcagcctgcagaagaggatGCTGCTCAGGGTGGGGAAGCTCACCTAAAGGATGCCCTGGAATTGAAGTCTGAAGTAGATAAACCTCAAGACACaactaaagaaaaggaaggagagtgTGAACAAAAGTTGTGA